Proteins from a genomic interval of Zonotrichia albicollis isolate bZonAlb1 chromosome 27, bZonAlb1.hap1, whole genome shotgun sequence:
- the BUD13 gene encoding BUD13 homolog — protein sequence MAAPGLSKAEYLRRYLSGPAEPGPPRRRRRRKLPGGTARGGMRIVDDDVSWNSIAAAPEKEEEEDEGDMPVVAEFIDERPEEVKLMEEFRTNSKWKLLGDEDSQSSDVSGSAKSASRRRCHDSPEPSAPAGKHNGSLGLSAPRRQRHDTPDVSPPRRQRHDTPDPSPPRRHRHDTPDSSPPKKQRRDTPDLSPPRRRRRHDTPDPSPTRRQRHDTPDVSPPRRQRHDTPDLSPPRRRRPGTPDLSPPRRRHRHDTPDPSPPRRQRRDTPDLSPPRRQRHDTPDPSPPRRQRHDTPDPSPPRRQRHDTPDVSPPRRQRHDTPDLSPPRRQRHDTPDLSPPRRQRQDLSPRREKPGSPSGRKSRTKGRASPTQRDQQRSRSPPEHSPHHRDAKGSPKKAGTMSSGAKAGLVSADVLQREKQELKKHERSTRHLEEESRNAQTVFRDKSGRKRNLAQEQLEQRLKAEAEAKREEQYAKWGKGLAQERQQQQNVEDAVKEMQKPLARYIDDQDLDRMLREQEREGDPMAALIKKRKAKENKEKEKPRYKGPAPPLNRFNIWPGHRWDGVDRSNGFEQQRFARIANKKAVQELAYKWSVEDM from the exons ATGGCGGCGCCGGGGCTGTCGAAGGCCGAGTACCTGCGGCGGTACCTGAGCGGCCCCGCCGagcccggcccgccccgccgccgccgcaggaGGAAACTGCCGGGCGGCACCGCCAGGGGCGG GATGCGGATCGTGGATGACGATGTGAGCTGGAACAGCATCGCCGCCGCCccggagaaggaggaggaggaggacgaaggGGACATGCCTGTG GTGGCAGAGTTCATTGATGAGCGCCCCGAGGAGGTGAAGCTCATGGAGGAATTCCGAACAAACTCCAAATGGAAGCTCCTGGGAG ATGAGGACTCACAGAGTTCGGATGTGTCGGGATCTGCCAAGTCTGCCTCGAG GCGGCGGTGCCACGACTCCCCAGAGCCCTCGGCCCCAGCAGGGAAACACAACGGctccctggggctctctgctccCAGGAGACAGAGACACGACACCCCTgatgtgtcccctcccaggagACAGAGACACGACACCCCTGACCCATCCCCTCCCCGGAGGCACCGTCACGACACACCAGACTCGTCACCTCCCAAAAAGCAGCGTCGTGACACCCCAGATCTGTCACCTCCCCGGCGGCGTCGTCGTCACGATACTCCTGACCCCTCACCTACCAGGAGACAGAGACATGACACCCCTGATGTGTCACCTCCCAGGAGACAGAGACACGACACACCAGACTTGTCACCTCCCAGGAGACGACGTCCTGGCACCCCAGATCTGTCACCTCCCCGGCGGCGTCATCGTCACGATACCCCTGACCCATCTCCTCCCAGGAGACAGAGACGTGACACACCAGACTTGTCCCCTCCCAGGAGACAGAGACACGACACCCCTGACCCATCTCCTCCCAGGAGACAGAGACATGACACCCCTGACCCATCCCCTCCCAGGAGACAGAGACACGACACCCCAgatgtgtcccctcccaggagACAGAGACACGACACACCAGACTTGTCCCCTCCCAGGAGACAGAGACACGACACCCCAgatctgtcccctcccaggagGCAGCGTCAGGATTTGTCACCTCGCAGAGAGAAGCCGGGCTCCCCGAGTGGGAGGAAGAGCAGAACGAAAG GGCGGGCTTCTCCCACCCAGAGGGACCAGCAGAGGTCACGGAGCCCCCCGGAGCACTCCCCACACCACCGAGATGCCAAGGGCTCTCCCAAGAAG GCTGGCACGATGTCATCTGGGGCCAAAGCAGGCCTGGTGTCAGCTGATGTGCTGCAGAGGGAGAAGCAGGAGCTCAAGAAGCATGAGAGGAGCACCAGGCACCTGGAAG AGGAATCCCGGAACGCTCAGACCGTGTTCCGAGACAAGTCCGGCCGCAAGAGGAAcctggcccaggagcagctggagcagaggctgaagGCTGAGGCAGAGGCCAAGAGAGAAGAGCAATATGCCAAGTGGGGAAAAGG gctggcacaggagaggcagcagcagcagaacgtGGAGGATGCAGTCAAGGAGATGCAGAAGCCCTTGGCCCGTTACATCGATGACCAGGACCTGGACCGAATGCtgagggagcaggagagggaaggagacCCCATGGCTGCTCTCATCAAGAAGAGGAAGGCCAAGGAGAACAAGGAGAAAG AAAAACCCAGGTACAAGGGACCAGCACCTCCCCTCAACAGGTTCAACATCTGGCCAGGGCACCGCTGGGATGGTGTGGACAG GTCCAACGGCTTCGAGCAGCAGCGCTTCGCCCGCATTGCCAACAAGAAGGCAGTGCAGGAGCTGGCCTACAAGTGGAGCGTGGAGGACATGTAG
- the ZPR1 gene encoding zinc finger protein ZPR1, with product MSALGATAAAAAPAGALFRPLSAEDGEQQPAEIESLCMNCYRNGVTRLLLTRIPFFKEIIVSSFSCPSCSWSNTEIQAAGRIQEQGVRYTLAVTSRQDMNREVVKTDCASARIPELDFEVPAFSQKGVLTTIEGIIDRAVAGLEQDQPARRATDPEVARKIDEFIGKLRQLKEVSSPFTFILDDPSGNSFVENPRAPHRDEALQVTHYRRSPQQCALLGLQGEEVDAKPLDAAEDLRDEVLQFNTNCPECNAPASTNMKLVQIPHFKEVIIMATNCDSCGHRTNEVKSGGAIEPQGTRITLRITDPSDMTRDILKSETCSVEIPELEFELGMGALGGKFTTLEGLLKDIRDLVEKNPFTLGDSSTASRTGKLQEFIGKLQDIIEGKAQAHFIMDDPAGNSYLQNVYAPEEDPELSVQRYERTFEQNEELGLNDMKTEGYEAEPASGR from the exons ATGTCGGCCCTCGGGGCCAccgcggcggcggccgcgcccGCCGGGGCCCTGTTCCGGCCCCTGAGCGCCGAGGACGGCGAGCAGCAGCCGGCAGAGATCGAGTCCCTGTGCATGAACTGCTACCGCAAC GGAGTGACCCGGCTCCTGCTCACCAGGATCCCCTTCTTCAAGGAGATCATTGTCAGCTCCTTCTcgtgccccagctgctcctggtccAACACGGAGATCCAGGCAGCGGGCAGGATCCAGGAGCAGGGCGTGCGCTACACCCTGGCCGTCACCTCCCGCCAG gacATGAACAGGGAGGTGGTGAAGACCGACTGTGCCTCAGCTCGAATCCCAGAGCTGGACTTTGAGGTGCCTGCCTTCAGCCAGAAGGGAG TGCTCACCACGATTGAGGGCATCATTGACAGAGCTGTGGCAGGCCTGGAGCAGGACCAGCCCGCCCGCAGG GCAACAGACCCAGAGGTGGCCAGGAAGATAGACGAGTTCattgggaaactgaggcagctgaaggaagTCAGCTCCCCCTTCACGTTT ATCCTGGACGATCCCTCTGGGAACAGCTTCGTGGAGAACCCGCGGGCGCCGCACAGGGACGAGGCCCTGCAGGTCACTCACTACAGGAGGAGCccgcagcagtgtgccctgctgggcctgcag ggagaggaggtggaTGCGAAGCCGCTGGACGCTGCCGAGGACCTGAGGGACGAG gtGCTGCAGTTCAACACCAACTGCCCTGAGTGCAACGCCCCGGCCAGCACCAACATGAAGTTAGTGC AAATCCCCCACTTCAAGGAAGTGATTATCATGGCCACCAACTGTGACTCCTGTGGGCACAGGACCAACGAG GTGAAGTCTGGAGGAGCCATCGAGCCCCAAGGCACCAGGATCACCCTCAGGATCACAGACCCTTCCGACATGACCAGGGATATCCTGAAG TCAGAGACGTGCAGCGTGGAGATCCCCGAGCTGGAGTTCGAGCTGGGCATGGGAGCGCTGGGGGGGAAGTTCACCACACTGGAGGGGCTGCTGAAGGACATCCGGGACCTG GTGGAGAAGAACCCCTTCACCCTGGGGGACAGCTCCAcggccagcaggacagggaagcTGCAGGAGTTCATTGGGAAGCTGCAGGAC ATCATAGAGGGGAAGGCCCAGGCTCACTTCATCATGGACGACCCTGCAGGCAACAGCTACCTTCAG AACGTGTACGCCCCGGAGGAGGACCCGGAGCTGAGCGTGCAGCGCTACGAGCGCACCTTTGAGCAGAACGAGGAGCTGGGCCTCAACGACATGAAGACAGAGGGCTATGAGGCAGAGCCGGCCTCGGGCCGGTAG
- the APOA5 gene encoding apolipoprotein A-V yields the protein MLLKAALLLSLLAACPVPPAEAAQSGLWRYLSQLTGDKDSLERGHSKLGSDSTNLKESVQDGLSSVGGFLEKLSPLGRGLQPPRLGEDPGSLRKALRRELDSLRLQLSPYVDEVHQQVGRQLDELRQQLRPLTEELLDQVSLRARELRRHLVPSREVAAQLLGGADELQRFAAHYGDKIAFHTEQVKDIFQPYAERLLSEIHRNVQELHRGVAPHARASPEQLNRHIQELSAKLARNARDLHRQIQRNLEQLKAKLSLYPGGAAAAPGRSREALAREVQRRVEEFRRDTYAQIQAFTRALDQETEQMRLKLSARPEPPEGPLDAPPPPVEDLRARLDALWRELALSLSERGGEGPGEGPEGDPGEGGGEDPKADPGRLRR from the exons ATGCTGCTGAAGGCCGCGCTGCTGCTCTCGCTGCTGGCCGCCTGCCCAG TGCCCCCGGCCGAGGCGGCGCAGAGCGGGCTCTGGCGGTACCTGAGCCAGCTGACGGGGGACAAGGACAGCCTGGAGCGCGGCCACAGCAAGCTGGGCAGTGACAGCAC GAACCTGAAGGAGAGCGTTCAGGATGGGCTCAGCTCCGTGGGGGGATTCCTGGAGAAGCTGTCCCCGCTGGGCAGGGGCCTGCAGCCCCCCCGGCTGGGGGAGGACCCGGGCAGCCTGCGCAAGGCCCTCCGCAGGGAGCTGGACAGCCTCCGCCTGCAGCTGTCCCCGTACGTGGACGAGGTGCACCAGCAGGTCGGCAGGCAGCTGGACGAGCTGCGGCAGCAGCTGCGGCCGCTCACGGAGGAGCTGCTGGACCAGGTGTCCCTGCGGGCCCGGGAGCTGCGGCGGCACCTGGTGCCCAGCCGGGAGGTGGCCGCGCAGCTCCTGGGCGGCGCCGACGAGCTGCAGCGCTTCGCGGCTCACTACGGCGACAAGATCGCCTTCCACACGGAGCAGGTGAAGGACATCTTCCAGCCGTACGCCGAGCGGCTGCTGAGCGAGATCCACCGCAACGTGCAGGAGCTGCACCGCGGCGTGGCCCCGCACGCCCGCGCCAGCCCCGAGCAGCTCAACCGGCACATCCAGGAGCTGTCGGCCAAGCTGGCCCGCAACGCGCGGGACCTGCACCGGCAGATCCAGCGGAACCTGGAGCAGCTCAAGGCCAAGCTGAGCCTGTAccccggcggggccgcggctgcGCCGGGCCGCTCCCGGGAGGCGCTGGCGCGGGAGGTGCAGCGGCGCGTGGAGGAGTTCCGGCGGGACACGTACGCGCAGATCCAGGCCTTCACCCGGGCGCTGGACCAGGAGACCGAGCAGATGCGGCTGAAGCTCAGCGCCCGCCCGGAGCCGCCGGAGGGGCCGCTGgacgcgccgccgccgcccgtgGAGGATCTGCGCGCCCGGCTGGACGCGCTGTGGCGGGAGCTGGCGCTGAGCCTGAGCGAGCGGGGCGGGGAGGGTCCCGGGGAAGGTCCCGAGGGGGATCCCGGGGAAGGTGGCGGGGAGGATCCCAAGGCGGACCCCGGGCGGCTCCGGCGCTGA
- the APOA4 gene encoding apolipoprotein A-IV, producing MAPKAAALVLVLLAISGSRADVNPDEVASVIWKYFTELGSNAKDTAEQLHQSELSKQLNTLLKSNLQSVSAYAEDLQQRLEPFAMELQAKLAQDSQRLKEQIQRELQELQAKLAPYADQVHQQIGTNIRQLQARMGPYAEELRSQVDRSAGELRQALEPYAAELRERLQDSAESVQASLSPYAERLQQQIDGGVEGVKQRLSPVADELKAQVEQSVAELRRGLSPYAQEVRDGLERQLQSLSAQMERAAEELRARLAASSEELRAQLSPLAQELREAASGDAESLRQRLQPLAQQLEQRLGQSLETFRQQAAPFGETFGQQLVQRLEEMRGKLDSGAAGVEDHLELLEKEVRDKVAAFLSTAAPPQN from the exons ATGGCGCCCAAGGCGGCCGCCCTTGTCCTGGTTCTCCTGGCGATCTCAG GCTCCCGGGCCGACGTGAACCCTGATGAGGTGGCCAGCGTGATCTGGAAGTACTTCACGGAGCTGGGCAGCAATGCCAAGGACACGGCGGAGCAGCTGCACCAGAGCGAGCTCAGCAAGCAGCTCAA caccctgCTGAAGAGCAACCTGCAGAGCGTCAGCGCCTACGCCGAGGACCTGCAGCAGCGCCTGGAGCCCTTCGCCATGGAGCTGCAGGCCAAGCTGGCGCAGGACTCGCAGCGCCTCAAGGAGCAGATCCagcgggagctgcaggagctgcaggccaAGCTGGCGCCCTACGCCGACCAGGTGCACCAGCAGATCGGCACCAACATCCGGCAGCTGCAGGCCAGGATGGGCCCGTACGCCGAGGAGCTGCGCTCGCAGGTGGATCGCAGCGCCGGCGAGCTGCGGCAGGCGCTGGAGCCCTACGCGGCCGAGCTGCGGGAGCGCCTGCAGGACAGCGCCGAGAGCGTGCAGGCCTCGCTGAGCCCCTACGCCGAgcgcctgcagcagcagatcGACGGCGGCGTGGAGGGCGTCAAGCAGCGGCTGTCGCCCGTGGCGGACGAGCTGAAGGCGCAGGTGGAGCAGAGCGTGGCCGAGCTgcggcgcgggctcagcccctacGCGCAGGAGGTGCGGGACGGGCTGGAGcggcagctgcagagcctgaGCGCGCAGATGGAGCGGGCGGCCGAGGAGCTGCGGGCCCGCCTGGCCGCCAGCTCCGAGGAGCTGCGCGCCCAGCTGAGCCCGCTGGCCCAGGAGCTGCGGGAGGCGGCGAGCGGCGACGCCGAGAGCCTGCGGCAGCGCCTGCAGCCCCTGgcgcagcagctggagcagcgccTGGGCCAGAGCCTGGAGACCTTCCGGCAGCAGGCGGCTCCCTTCGGGGAGACCTTCGGGCAGCAGCTGGTGCAGCGGCTGGAGGAGATGCGCGGCAAGCTGGACTCGGGCGCGGCCGGCGTGGAGGatcacctggagctgctggagaaggaggTGCGGGACAAGGTGGCCGCTTTCCTCAGCACCGCCGCGCCCCCGCAGAACTAA
- the APOC3 gene encoding apolipoprotein C-III: MKASLLFVLACTAVLALGARADSPEDSKALVQKVQELAQKVSAMTKDAFSRVRESEAAQQARQWLSDNAELAKQRLVWLKEQLAELLKKTPAP, from the exons ATGAAGGCGTCGCTGCTGTTCGTGCTCGCCTGCACGGCCGTCCTGGCGCTGGGAGCAA GGGCCGACTCGCCCGAGGACTCGAAGGCGCTGGTGCAGAAGGTGCAGGAGCTGGCGCAGAAAGTCTCGGCCATGACCAAGGACGCCTTCAGCAGGGTGCGGGAATCGGAGGCAGCGCAGCAGGCCAG GCAGTGGCTGTCGGACAACGCGGAGCTGGCCAAGCAGCGCCTGGTGTGGCTCAAGGAGCAGCTGGCCGAGCTCCTGAAGAAGACTCCGGCCCCGTAG
- the APOA1 gene encoding apolipoprotein A-I has protein sequence MRAVVLTLALLCLTGTQARSFWQHDEPQAPLDRLKDMLDVYLDSVKASGKEAIAQFEASTVGKQLDLKLGENLDTLGAAAAKLREDMAPYYKEVREMWLKDTESLRKELTKDLEEVKEKIKPFLDQFSAKWTEDLEQYRQRLAPLAQELKELSKQKVELLQQKLTPVAEEARDRLRGHVEELRKNVAPFSDELRQKLSQKLEEIREKGIPQAAEYQAKVVEQLSSLREKMTPLVQDFKERLTPYTESLKARFLSLLEELQKTVA, from the exons ATGAGAGCCGTGGTGCTGACCCTCGCCCTGCTCTGCCTGACGG GCACCCAGGCCCGCTCCTTCTGGCAGCACGATGAGCCCCAGGCGCCCCTGGACCGCCTCAAGGACATGCTCGATGTGTACCTGGACTCCGTGAAGGCCAGCGGCAAGGAAGCCATTGCCCAGTTCGAGGCCTCCACCGTGGGCAAACAGCTGGA CCTGAAGCTGGGCGAGAACCTCGACACGCTGGGCGCGGCCGCCGCCAAGCTGCGAGAGGACATGGCCCCCTACTACAAAGAGGTGCGGGAGATGTGGCTGAAGGACACCGAGTCCCTGCGCAAGGAGCTCACCAAGGACCTGGAGGAGGTGAAGGAGAAGATCAAGCCCTTCCTGGACCAGTTCTCTGCCAAGTGGACGGAGGATCTGGAGCAGTACCGCCAGCGCCTCGCACCCCTCgcccaggagctgaaggagctcaGCAAGCAGaaggtggagctgctgcagcagaagctgacCCCGGTGGCCGAGGAGGCGCGGGACCGGCTGCGCGGACACGTCGAGGAACTGCGCAAGAACGTGGCCCCCTTCAGCGATGAGCTGCGCCAGAAGCTGAGCCAGAAGCTGGAGGAGATCCGGGAGAAGGGCATCCCCCAGGCCGCCGAATACCAGGCCAAGGTggtggagcagctcagcagcctgcGGGAGAAGATGACGCCCCTGGTGCAGGACTTCAAGGAGCGCCTCACCCCCTACACCGAGAGCCTCAAGGCCCGTTTCCTCAGCCTCCTGGAGGAGCTCCAGAAGACCGTGGCCTGA